In Parus major isolate Abel chromosome 3, Parus_major1.1, whole genome shotgun sequence, the following are encoded in one genomic region:
- the LOC107201308 gene encoding interleukin-17F-like, producing MAFTSSAGFTSLVLVLVLALTVRSSPPRKAGASARLREGCLNQKDPKFPTTVKVDIRISNSDHAFGMVHDVRNRSLAPWDYRLDEDPNRFPRVIADAQCRLSGCVSPLGQEDHSLNSVPIKQEILVLRREQRGCVPSYRLEKRVITVGCTCVTPVIQHQS from the exons ATGGctttcaccagctctgctggg TTCACATCACTGGTTTTGGTGCTGGTTTTAGCCCTCACCGTGAGGAGCTCACCCCCCAGAAAGGCCGGAGCCTCTGCGAGGCTGAGGGAAGGTTGCCTGAACCAAAAGGATCCCAAATTCCCTACAACAGTGAAAGTTGACATTCGGATCAGCAACTCAGATCACGCCTTTGGGATGGTCCACGACGTCAGGAACCGCTCTCTGGCTCCTTGGGATTACAG gctGGACGAGGATCCCAACCGCTTCCCACGGGTGATTGCGGACGCCCAGTGCCGCCTGTCGGGCTGTGTGAGccccctggggcaggaggacCACAGCCTCAACTCGGTGCCCATCAAGCAGGAGATCCTGGTGCTGCGGCGGGAGCAGCGCGGCTGCGTCCCCTCCTACCGCCTGGAGAAGAGGGTGATCACCGTGGGCTGCACCTGCGTCACTCCCGTCATCCAGCACCAGTCCTAG